A stretch of DNA from Micromonospora peucetia:
GAGCAGCGCCCCCGGAGCGAACGGCACCCCGTCGACCTCGGCGGCGCCGGACATGGCCAGCAGCCCGTACTCGAAGTCGGGCCGCAGCGGCAGCGTGGCCGGCGCGGACCCGTGCAGCTCCAACTGCGCGCCGAGCAGCGGCGTGTACGTCACCGCCGGGGACCGTTCACCCGCGAGTTCGCCGACCAGCAGGGTGACGTCCAGTTCGCCGTCGCGCCAGCGCGGCAGGTCAGCGTGGTGGGCGAAGTCGGCGGCCCCGGCGCGGGCCGGGTCCGGCAGTGCCACCCAGAGCTGCACGCCGTGCATCAGTGGCGGATGCCGCTCGGGCGACCGCTCGGAGTGCGCGATGCCGTGCCCGGAGGTCATCACGTTGAGCTGGCCGGGGCGGATCGGCTGGACGTTGCCGAGGCTGTCCCGGTGCAGGATCTCCCCGTCGAGCAGCCAGGTCACCGTCTGCAACCCGGTGTGCGGATGCGGCGGCACCTCCATACCGGGCCGCTCGGCCACGTCGTCCGGGCCGAAATGGTCCACGAAGCACCAGGCGCCGACCATCCGCCGCTGCCGCTGAGGAAGGAGACGACGAACGGTCGTGTAGCGGCCCAGCGGCACGTCGTGACCCGGCAACAGGACGCTGCCGGGATCGGCGCCGGCCACGCCAGGTGGCCGGGTCTGCGCGGGCATTCTCTCGGTACGCTCCACCGCCCGACTGTACGCCGGGCAGGACGCCGATCCGCCCACACCCGCAGCCGCCGGTCGCTCCCACCGCTCAGCCGGCCCGCGCGGGCCGGCTTCCGGACATGCGGCTGGCCGGCGCCCCGGGCAGGGGTGCCGGCCAGCCGCGAATGCTCACCTGTGGGTGTCAGCTGTTCCAGTGCTCGGCGACCAGGTCGGCGGCCAGCTGCTCCCACTGCGCGTAGTGGTCCGGGTACGCCGACACCTGCACGGTCTGGGCGGCCTTGGTCAGCGGCATGTCCTGCCAGCCGTCAACCTGCTTCAGACCCTTAAGGAACGCCGTCGTCGAGTACTCCGGGTCGGTGATCTGCTCGACCGTGCCCCAACCACTCGACGGGCGCTGCTGGAACAGACCCTGCGAGTCGTGGTCGTTACGGTCACCCAGATGACCCAGGTTCTCCAACTTCGACTCCTGCAACGCCGTCGCGATCGACACCACCGCGGCCCGCTCATCCATACCGGCCTTCTTCGTCGCCGCGATGATCGCCTTCGTG
This window harbors:
- a CDS encoding pirin family protein, giving the protein MERTERMPAQTRPPGVAGADPGSVLLPGHDVPLGRYTTVRRLLPQRQRRMVGAWCFVDHFGPDDVAERPGMEVPPHPHTGLQTVTWLLDGEILHRDSLGNVQPIRPGQLNVMTSGHGIAHSERSPERHPPLMHGVQLWVALPDPARAGAADFAHHADLPRWRDGELDVTLLVGELAGERSPAVTYTPLLGAQLELHGSAPATLPLRPDFEYGLLAMSGAAEVDGVPFAPGALLYLGAGRERLTLTGEPGSRLLLLGGAPFEEPLVMWWNFVGRSHEEVAAAREDWTAGRRFGIVADDSAPPLPAPELPTTRLKARDRSGGLHG